In Clostridium ljungdahlii DSM 13528, the genomic window TTACTATAAATTATGCCGCATACCTGGCAGAAATTTTTAGGTCAGGTATTGAATCAATAGACAAAGGACAATTTGAAGCTTCTAAAGTTCTAGGTATGAATTACTGTCAAACTATGATAAAGATAATAATTCCCCAAGCCATTAGAAATGTAATTCCTCCTGTTTGTAACGAAAGTATCAATTTAATAAAAGATTCTGCTTTAGTTGCAACTATAGGTGTGGGAGATCTTCTAAGGGCAGCAAAAGAAGTAGTTACTCGTGATTTTACAATTACTCCTTTTATAATAGCTGCTATACTATATCTTATTTTAACCTCAGTTTTAGTTATGGCCTTTAGAAAATTAGAAAAAAAATATTCTATTAATTAATATTTAAATCAAGTCCTGCTATTTGGTGCTAACAGGACTTGATTTTTCATTTTCTTTGTTTTCTTTGCTATTTTCCAAACATTCCTGTAAACATTCTTCTATTACTTCCATAGTAATCTCAAACTTATTATTATCCTCCAAATTTGGCCCTCCACATCAATTTAATATCATATTACTATAGTATTAACAATATCAAAAAGTGTTAATACTTATATTTAAATTATATTTATAAAATTTATCTTTATTTTAAGTTTATTTTAAGTTTCATGTTGGAAAATATACTCAACAAAATGTAACACAATAATTTATTGTAACTTAGAAAGGAAGATAAGAAATGAACTTTTTACAAAAATTAAATGTAAAATCCAGACTAATTATATCTTTTATAATCATTTCGATGTTTATTTTCATAGTTGGCATGGTAGGAACATCCAGCATTAAATTAATCAATACAAAAGGTCAAGATATGTATGATAAAAATTTTAAAAGTATTTACCTTCTTACTGATACAAAACAAAATTTAACAAAGATGAGTGCAGATCTTACAAAATTAGTTTATGAAACAAATGCTAATGAAAAAAGCTCTGCAATTAGCGATATGAAAAAAGCTAAAAATACTATAAATCAACATATGCAGGAATATAATAAATTGTCTTTAACATCTTCAGAAAAGAAAGAATGGTCATCTGTTCAAAATCAAGTTAAACAATATATGAGTGTTACTGAAATTGCAACTAATTTTGCAGTTAACTCAGATTATACTCATGCTAAATCAGGAGTTGAAAAAATGTCTACTCTTGAAACAAATACTTTTAAAAGCGTTGACAGCCTTATAAAGAGTACTGTCGAAACCTCAAGGATTACAAACGTTAATAACAATAATGTATCTAACTATGTAAATATATTAAGTATCGCATTATCTTTAATAGGCTTTATATTGTCCATATTAATAGGTTTATTTACAGCTAAATACATAAATGATCCATTATCCAGAATAGTAACTCTAGGCAAAAATCTTTGTAATTATGATTTATCACATGTGTATAATGTAAAAAGAAAAGATGAGTTTGGACAAGCTATTAATGAACTTGATAAAGCTCAAAGAAATGTAAAAGATCTTATATTAAAAATTACAAATAATTCTGAAGAAATAGGCGCCTCAAGTGAAGAGCTTTCAGCATCAGTACAAGAAATAACAGCAAAATTTGAAAGTATAGAAAATGATACTAAAAATATACTAAATGAACTTGAAGAAAATAGTGCTTCTTGTGAAGAAATAAGTGCCTCCGTTCAGGAAGTAGATTCTAGTGTAAATGAATTAGCAAAAAATGCTGATGATAGCAGTAAAGCTTCTATTAATTCAAAAAATAAAGCTGCTAATTTCAAAAAACATATAAATGACTCCTTAATAGAAATAAATAATATATATCATGAAAAACAAGAAAATATAATTAGGGCCATTGAAGATGGAAAAGTAGTAGAAAACATTAATAACATGGCAGATACCATCGCTGCAATTGCAGAGCAAACTAATCTTCTAGCACTTAATGCAGCTATCGAAGCAGCAAGAGCTGGAGAACAGGGAAAAGGATTTGTGGTAGTTTCAGAAGAAGTTAAAAAGTTGGCTGAACAATCCTCAAAAGCAGTGGCAAATATTAAAGATACAATTTCTAAAGTTCAATATGCTTTCAGAAATCTTTCAAATAACAGCAATGATATATTGGACTTTGTACAAAGTAATATAGCTCTAGAATTTAAAAATTTTGAAGAAATGAGCAATGAATATTATAAAGATTCTGAATTTATAAGTTCTATATCTGAAAGGGTAGCTGCAATGTCAGAACAATTAAGTGCAACCACAGATCAAGTAAGCACTGCCATTCAAAGCATGACAGAAAATATATTAAAAACATCTAATAACACTGATTCTATAGAAAAAGGTACTCGTGAATCCTCAATAGGTATAAATCAGATTTCTCTTACGGCACAAAGCCAAGCAGAGATGGCTCAAAACTTAAATGAAATAGTTCAAAAGTTTAAATTATAATCACATACAGTCTCTAGATTGAAAGTTAACTTATACAAATCATGTAATGACAAATTTTAACATCATAAAAACTTTTCGCAAGTCTAAAGCTTAGCATTTTGAAAATCTAAGAACCTTAGCTAAACTCGTACCTCAAACATATCTAAGCTCCTAAGATTTTCTAAAATGCTAAGCTAAGACTTATGGAAAAGTTTTTAAAGGTGCTTTCAATTTTGTCATTACATTTTATGTATAAGTTTAAATTTGAATTAGAAACCCTATAGATTGTAGAGTTAACTATCTATAATACATAAAGCTAAAACTTTATGTAGAATGCCTACTGTTTCATATCTTAAAGCAAGAGTAAAGAGCAGATTATTTCATCTATTTTGGCTATAAGCTGTACCTCTTTTTACATAGCAAAAGGTAGGCATACATTTACATTTCAACTAAGCTGTTGTTAAAAAATAAGTAGAGATATTTATTTTTTACTTTCTTACCAGTTAATTTTTCAAGTGCCCTTGCATAATAATAAATTTGGTTTTTGTATTTATCTTTTATATCATCTATATCATCTACATAATCTGTCTTATAGTCTATAAGCACTAATTCTCCATTTTCTTCAAAATAGCAATCTATTATTCCTTGAATAATTATTTTTTCATCTTTATATATTTTATCTGGAAGCTCTTTATATAATTCATTACTTTCTATTTCCATATAAAATGGAGTTTCCCTATAGATATTCTCTGCCTCTTTCATTCTGCTTCCAATTTCAGAATTAAAGAACTTCAATATTTTACCTAGGGGTATTGACTTAACTTCCTCTTCCCTTATAAATTCCCTCTGGACCAGTTTACCTACCTGTTCTTTTATTTCATCGTAAGAATTAACTTTTTTTATATCAATATGCTGCAAGATTAAATGCAAAAGAGTTCCTCTTTCAGCAGCTGTCATACCTTTTTTCTCTCTTAAAAAAAGTGGTTTTTTTAATTGTACCAATTCTACCAAATTCGCACTATCTTCTATATCATTCAAATCAAACCTTCTCTTTAACTCTGATACAGAAAATTTAGCAGGTATCTTACAAGCTTCCTCATATTTATATTTCCAGTTAAGCCTTCTATCCACTTTATCCATATATTGTCCATCATATTCGGTTAAATTAAGTTCTTCAATTTTACCCAGTATATCTACATCTTCCTTTTCTTGAGATACAGTTTTAAAGTCATCTTTTTTATAAATATTTATCTTCCATCTAGAACTGTCCCCTATAACTAGATTTAAATTATCTTCAATTTTAGAAATTTCTCTTATAGACTTTCCACATGGATGCTTAGCCAGTGCAGCCCCTATCCAATCCAAAAAATTTCTAGCACTTATAAGTGAATACTCAGGAAGTTTATTTCCTTTATAAGAAGCACATTCACACCATTTTTGAGTTGTTTTTTCAATATTATTTACCATTCCAGTTATTATAAGTTTTTCTTTTGCTCTGGTAAAGGCAACATATAATATTCTCATTTCCTCTGAAAGAGTTTCTACTTTTAGCTTTTTTCTAAGTACCTGTTTCATAACAGTAGGATAACATATATGCCTTTTTACATTTACATAATCCGGCCCGAGACCTAACTTTTCATGAAAAAGTACTCCTTTACTCATATCCATCAAATTAAACTTTTTTCCTGTACCAGAAAGTATTACTACAGGAAATTCAAGCCCTTTGCTTTTGTGAACACTCATTATCCTGACTACATCTTCATTTTCTCCTAGTATTTTTGCACTTCCTAAATCCCCACTGCTATTTTTAAGTTTGTTCATAAAATTTATAAAATTAAAAAGTCCTTTGTAACTGCTCTTTTCATACTGTTTTGCTCTTTCAAATAACATCCTTAGGTTTGCCTGCCTCTGAATTCCCCCAGGCATAGCACCTATAAAACCGTAATAGCCCGTTTCAGTATAAAGATGCCATATAAATTCATCTATTGGCATATACTTTACTTTTTTTCTCCAGTTGTTAAGTCTTTTCAAGAATTCACTTACTTTATATTTCAAGCCATTTTCCACATACTTTAATGATATATCTGATTCAGGGTCATTTTCCGAAATTATCTTTAATATATCATAAAAATGCATTTTTCTATCTACCATTCTCAAATCTATAAGTTCCTCTGGAGAGAAGGATTCTATAGGAGACCTAAGCACAGCTACAAGTGGAATATCCTGAAGTGGATTATCTATTATTTCAAGTACTGATATTATTGTCTTTACTTCTATATTCTCAAAATATCCGGCAGATATATCTGCAAATACAGGCACTTCTAAACTATTAAGTTCTTCTACAAAAATAGGAGCCCAATTTTGCGTGGCACGCATTAATATTACTATGTCTTTATACATTACATTCCTATAGGACTTCGTATTTTTGTCATATACTTTTAGTGGCTCTACTTCTTCTTTACCATTTATGAGCTCACTTATTTTCTCTGCTACAAGCCGTGCTTCTACCTGAACATTATCTAAAACTTCTTCATTTTCTTGAATTTCTTCACTTTCTTCTTTTTTATCTATTATATTAACCTCTATATCTCTACTATAGTTTCCAGATGAGTTTTCATAATCTGCTGAACTTTTTAAGCTTTCCTCATCCGTATAATCTAATTCTCCTACTTCTCTACACATTATTTGTTTAAACAAATAATTAGTACCTTCTATTATTTCTTTTCTACTTCTAAAATTTTCAGATAATTTTATTTTTCTGTTTTCAGCCGTCTTTTTTTCAGAATAACTATTATATTTCTGCAAAAAAAGTTCAGGTTTAGATTGCCTAAATCTGTATATACTCTGCTTTACATCTCCTACCATAAACAAATTTGAGTCTTTTGATTTTCTACTTATCATATTCATTATAACTTCTTGAACTTCATTGCTATCCTGATATTCATCTATAAATATCTCCTCAAAATATCTCCTATATTCTAAAGCTGCCTCCGAAGGAACTATATTTCCCTCCTCATCTCTATCTGTTAATATTTCAAGACAAAAGTGCTCTATATCACTAAAATCCAGTATCCCTCTTTCCCTTTTTTTCAAGCTGTAATTTTTATCAAACTCTATTACAAGAGAAACCAGACACTTCATCATAGGATATACTTCCTGCATATTTTTATACATATTATCAGAACCTAAAAATATATCTTCTTTTATACTATTTAACTTCTTTTTAACTTCATCCCTTACATTCTTAGCCCTTTCCTTCACTTCTTTAACTTCATCTTTTACTCTTTTAGTGGAAAGCTTGTCAAAACTCAATTGTAAAAACTTTTCTTTTAGTTCTTCCCAAGAATTTAAAAGCAATAATTCCTTTATATTTTCATAATCTTTTTTAAAAGTATCTGCATAGTGCTCAAGTCCCTCTATTCTTTGGATTATGGTAAGTTCTCTTTCTATTCTATTCTTGCATCCCTTAACCTCTACCTCTAGGCTGTGCATAATTATTTTTGCCCAGTGGGTATGTCCAAAATCAAAGTTTTCTTTTACATTAAAATTTTCTACTGCTTGCCTTAACCACTTTTCAGGCCAAGGATTACTTTTTGAAAATTCATAGAGAGAAAGTACCATGTCTTTAAGCTTAATATCATTTTTACTTTTAAAACCGTCTACAAGTTTTAAAAATTCTGTATTTTCTATATCATATTTCTCATCGAAAAGTTCCTCAAGTACATCCTGTTTTAAAAGAACTGCTTCTGTACTGTCGCATATTCTAAAATTAGGGTCTAAATCTATTAAATGAAAATTACTTTTTATAACCTTAAGACAAAAAGCATGTATAGTAATTATATTAGCCTGATTTAAAAGTGTCAGTTGTTTTTGAAGATTTTTTGATCCATAATTTGATTCTAACAGTTTAGAAATTGCCTCCGCTATTCTCTCTTTCATTTCAGAAGCTGCCGCATTTGTAAAGGTAACAACTAATAATTTATCTATATCCACATCTTCATCAATGCTTGTTATCTCCTGTATTATTCTCTCCACTAGCACTGCTGTCTTACCAGTTCCCGCACCCGCTGATACTAATAAATTACACTTAGGAGTAAAAATAGCTTCTCTTTGAGATTCTGTCCAATTTGTATCCATATGTACCACCTTACTAAAATTCATTGACGGTTTCCCCCTAAAGGATAGCGCCTTTCTAAGTGCTTAAAGCACTAATCATCTTGTTAATAGGCATCAGGAGGGAGTTAAAACTCCCTCTGATGCCAATAACTATACTTATTTAATAAACCACTTTATTTTTTCCAGAATTTTTTGCTCTGTACAAGTTCATATCAGCCCTTCTTATTGTATCTTCAACATCTTTATTCTTATTTGTGCATACTGCTATACCCATTGAAACCGTTACATAAGACGAGACTTCATTATACTCTACAGCTTTCTTTTTTATAAGCTCTCCTATATTTATCATTCTCTCATATACAGACATGGAATCTGTAATATTATACATATATATTATAATTTCTTCTCCTCCATATCTAGCTACCATATCCTCGTCTCTTATACTATCTTTTATTATATCACTTACTTTTCTCAGCACCCTATCTCCATATTGATGCCCAAATCTATCATTAAAACTTTTAAAATCATCAATGTCAATCATTACAATAGCAAAACCTTTGCCACAGTCTTTTACCTTTTCTCTTATCACCGAAAAAAAATAATTTCTGTTAAATAGCCCTGTTAAAAAATCCTTTTGAGAATTTTGTTTTATCTTGTTATAAAGTTTATTATTTTCTATACATATAGCTATCTGATTGGTAAGTGCAGTCAATAACTTCATATGTTCGTTATTTAGATAGTTATATATATGATGTTCAACCACGATAACACCTAATAGATTATCTTTTAAATATATAGGCATGAGTATGGAAGAGTGAATTTGAATATTATCATATATATATATATTATCAATACAATTTACTATGCTAGCATTTAGATTACTTATATTTCCTTTATTGTAATCGTTAATACTATAGTGATGTTTTGTATTAGGCAAGTTTGTAGATTTTAATTGAAGTTTTCTATTCTCTAAAAGATATACGCTTGAATAAGTTACCCCTAGAATGCCTATCATTATATCATTTATTATAGAAACTATTTCTCCTCTACCTATTCGCTTGTTTATATACTGACTTATCTCAACTATCAAAGACAACATATCTAGTTTTTTATCTAACTCTATAATCTTTATACTTTGTTTTTGTATAATTCCTTCAGCCATCTTTTGATAAGCTTCATACTCATTTTTAAGTTGATTATATTCATCTGATAATGATGTCAACATAAAACTCTCCCCTATTAAAAATACATATCTAAGCCAAAATTTTCTCTATAAAAGTATATATTCACAAGAAAATTTTTCCTCATGAATATATACAACAATTCCTCATACTATATTATTATAAATTAATATAAACTGCTCATGCTATTTTATTAGTTTCTCTACAAAAAATAATTTTACACTAATTTTCAACTACCTTCTAATTTTATATTATACTACTGTTTATAAATACATCCTAGCATTTTCATACATTATATATCGAATATTTATAACTTTAATTTTCAATATTCGACTTACTATTGTACTTATATTGATGTATATTTTATGTTATTATATGTAAATTACTTTTTCGTAAAAAATGGAAAGTTATCTCCAATTATACTAAGAATTTTCTAATCTCATCTTTCATCTGTTGTTTTTCACATACAGTACTGTGAATAACTTCACTTTTCATTAGTTTCTCTATAGGTTTAGGAATTTCGAGAGAAGCAGTTTTGCTCATTACTTCTATAAGGTCAAAATCTTTTTGATTCTTATACTTATCGTCTAAAGCACTCATTACGGATTTTGTAAATTTAAAAGGACTTGCAGTAGAAACAATAATGGTTTTTGTGTCATCTCCTGTATCCTGAAAATACTTTCTATACACGGAATAAGCCACTGAAGTATGTGTGTCCATTAGGTATTTATAATCTTTGAAGACATCACTTATGGAGTGAAGTGTTTCCCCTTCGGTCGCAAATCCACCATAAAATGGTTTTAATTCTTCTTTCATATTTTCACTTACACTATACTTCCTATTTTTATTTAAATCTTTCATTAATCCCTGTACAACTGAAGAATCCTTCCCACTTATATCATATATGAATCTTTCAAGATTACTGGATATGAGTATATCCATAGAAGGAGATATAGTTACTATAAATTCTCTCTCAGCATCATAAATTCCACTTTTTAAAAAGTCATATAATACTTTATTATCATTTGAAGCACATAAAAGCTTATTTATAGGTAGGCCCATTTTTTTTGCATAATAAGCTGCAAGTATATTTCCAAAATTACCTGTAGGAACTACAAAATTTATTTTTTCTCCTAATTTTATTTGCCCTTTCCTTAAAAGTTCCATATATCCATGAAAATAATATACTACTTGAGGTATAAGTCTTCCTATATTTATGGAATTGGCAGAAGAAAACATATAAGACTTTTCATCCAATTCTTTTTTTAATTCTTCATCATTAAAAATTTTCTTAACTTCAGTCTGGGCATCATCAAAATTTCCCTTTATTCCTATAACTTTAGTATTTTTGCCTACCTGGGTAACCATCTGTCTTTTTTGTATATCACTTACCCCTTTTTCAGGGAAAAATACTACTATTCTTGTATCCTCTACATCTGCAAAGCCTTCTAGTGCTGCCTTTCCTGTATCTCCAGAAGTTGCTGTAAGTATAACTATCTTTTTATGTAAATTTTGTTTTTTTGCAGCAGTCTGCATTAGATGTGGTAGAAGACACAATGCCATGTCTTTAAAAGCTAAAGTTGGTCCATGAAACAACTCTAAATAAAACACATCCCCAACCTTCTTTAGTGGCACTATTTCATCTGATTCAAATTTATTGTCATAAGCTAGGTCTATGCACTTCTTCAACTCATCTTCAGTAAAATCGGTGAAAAACTTTCCGATTATGCATAAAGCTAATTCCTTATAAGTCATATTTTTGAATTTTTGTAATTCTTCTTCATTCACAGAAGGTATGCTGTCTGGAACAAACAATCCACCATCTTCTGATATTCCTTTTAGTATAGCTTGAGATGCAGTATAGTTTCCATTTAATCCTCTAGTACTGTTATAATGAATTTCTTTCAAGTGTATCTCTCCCTTTTCTATAATTTTTACTAAAATATTTATACCTATATAATAACATACGAAATATAACTTGAAAATTACAGTTATATTAATTTATAAATTTATAATAATTCTACATATCCTTTACATATCAAATTTCCCCCTTTTAACTCCGCATAATAAAGTTATAATATATTTATAGGAGTTAAAAACAAAGCTTCTTCGCAAGTTAAGAATTAATAATGAAAAATTAATAGTGAAAGACGATTTTTAGCTATCGCAAAAAATCTTTAATTTATATAAATCAGCAATGTTTCGCTTTAGCGAAACAAGTGATGAAAAGCTTAATCAAAGATTTTTTATAGTGTAACGGAAAAAAATCCACATTAACTATTAATTCTTCATTCTTAACTATTAATTTAAAAAATTACGTCGCAATATTTTTATATTAAGTCAAAATTTCGTATGTACAAAAGTTGACTTAATTATATTTTATAAATCTAGGGAACCTAAAGAAAGGAGATAATCATATTGGGAATTTATTTAGACAATGCTGCTACATCTTACCCCAAACCATCTATAGTTATAGACAAAATTTCAGATTTTATGAAGAACATAGGAGCCACTGCAGGAAGAGGGGCTTACAAATCAGCTATTGAAGCTGATAGACTTGTATTTAACTGCAGAGATAATATATGTAAGTTATTTAACGGTAAAGACCCATCTAACATAATCTTTACTTACAACATAACAGATTCACTTAATCTAATAATAAACGGAGTTTTAAATCAAGGAGATCATGTTATCACAAGTAGCTTGGAGCATAATTCTGTATGGAGACCTTTAAAAACTCTTGAACGGGACAGAAGTATAGAAATATCTACTCTTCCCTGCACAAATGAAGGAATATCAAAAGCCTGTGACATAGAAAAATTAATAAAAAAAAACACTAAGCTAATTGTATTCACTCATGCTTCTAACGTGCTTGGAACTATTCAACCTATAAGGGAAATAGGAGCTATAGCCAGGAAACATAAAATTCTATTTTTAGTAGACAGCGCCCAGACAGCCGGAGCTTACCCTATAGATGTACAAAAAGACAACATAGATATTCTTGCCTTCACAGGTCATAAAAGTCTTTTGGGACCTACTGGTACAGGAGGGCTTTTAATAAATTGTGACACTAATTGTATAAGGTCATTAAAATCTGGAGGAACCGGTGAAGATTCGAAAAATCCATACCAACCTGATTATTATCCTAATAAATTAGAAGCAGGAACCTTAAATGTAGCTGGAATAGTTGGTTTAGGAGAAGGAATTAGATACATATATGATCTAGGAGTACAAAAAATAAGAGATAAAGAAAATGAAATAATTGAATATGCCCTTAAGAGATTAGAGGAAGTTCCAGGAATCCATATATATGGTCCAAAAGATGCGAAAAAAATAGTAGGTGTCATTTCGTTTAATATAGAGAATATGTCTGGTGAAGATATTGCTTTTAAGCTGGATAAGGAATATGACATAATGATAAGAGTTGGATTTCATTGTGCTCCAACAGCCCACAGGATAATGGGAACTTATGAAATTGGTGCTATGAGAATAGGTATTGGATATTTTAATGAAAAGCAAGATATAGATGCATTAGTAAATGCTTTAAAAAATATAGTTTCTGAAAAATAAAAAAGCCCCCTTTTTAATTTGTTTATATGTAAAAAGGGGGGCTTCCCATTTATCCGATGACTACCTGCTCTAATACTTCCACGCACTCTGTGAAAGCGACTATCACCAAATCAAAGATTTGGGATATCTGCTTTTCTCCAAGTATGAGTAAAAAGCAGCTATATCCCTGGATAACGAATTTCCCTAAAGGATAACGTCTTCTAAGTGCTGAAGCACTAAGAATCCTGTTAATAAGCATCATGTGGAGTCAAAACTCCATCTGATGCTTAGAACTCTGTTTATTTATTTACTTTAACATTTTTATTATCTATATCCACCGCGTTTTTTCTTAAAGAAGATATTATTTTAAACACAATCATTATAAGTGCAACTCCCGCCACTGCTGAAATAATATAACCTACAACATCATTCATTCCTTTTACAGAATAGTCCGCTGCAATAGCATTAAAGTGTATGCCATTTTGAAATCCTTTAGGTATGTACCCTATAAGTGACTTCATACCTTCTGAATCCCATTCACCCCACGCGTCTCCAGCTGCTAAAAGTCCTAGAGGACATAAAACTATTAAAATTGCCAAAAGTCCATAAAGTGGTTTTTTATTTCCAATTTTGTCTTCATATACAACATCTGGTGACATTTTCTTCACATAAGCGTATACTGCTGCAGTTATTGCCCCCTCAAGTATACCTACTAAAAGATGAGTTCCTACCATTGCTGGTACAGCCACATTTAAACCATAAGGACAATAAAGTGCCTTTCCAGCTGCATCTGTAAATAATAAAGGCTGTAGGCCAAATTCAATGGATGCCATAAAAGATGCCGCCACAATTCCTACATATCCACCTATAAAAGCTGCAATATATTCTCCTTTAGGGCTCTTTACTCTATTTTTTATAATACTATATATGGTATACCCTACAAAAGGCATTATAAAAGCCATGTTAAAAGTATTAGCTCCAAATGCAAGTATTCCTCCATCTCCGAAGAAAAGTGCCTGTATAAGTAGTGCTATAGTAACTGCAATAGTTGCTGCATAAGGTCCAAGTAAAATTGCTATCAAAGTTGCCCCTACTGCATGAGCTGTTGTTCCTCCTGGTATAGGTACATTAAACATCATTATAAGAAAAGAAAATGCTCCGCAAACACCAAGCATAGGCATTTTCTTGGGACTTATTTCACTTTTTACCTTTTTTACGGCCTTTGCCCAAACTGGCAGCATTACCACTGCCATAACAGCACAGGTTGATGGACTTAAATAATTATCTGGAATATGCATAATAAAGACCTCCTAGAATTTTAAAAAAAATATACGAATTTATCTTTCTCTTATATATCTAGCAATTTATATGCCAATTTTCTATATATTTTTAATAATTTTTCACAACCTTCTCAAATAGATGTTAATAGTGGGATAAGCTTTAATATTTAGTTTTAATATTTTGTGCTAAGAAATTTTTCTAAGTCCATTGGTATCAAAATGATACCAAATTTATATCAAAATGAGATTATGTTTCAATTTTATCTCATTTCGATATAAGTAGAGTTTTTGGCATCAGATTAGCTTTCAATCATTTCTTCTGCATGATAGGAACTTCTTACTAGTGGGGAAGATGATACAAATTTAAAACCCAACTCTAAAGCTATTTCTTTATACTTTTTAAATAGATCAGGATGAACATACTCTACAACAGGATGATGTTTTGAAGAAGGTGGTAAGTACTGACCTATTGTAACAATGTCACAATCCGCCCTTCTTAAATCCTTTAATACTTCTATAATATCTTCTTCTTTTTCTCCAAGCCCCAACATAAATCCTGATTTTGTTAAAATTGAGTTATCCATAATCTTAACTCTTTTTAAAAGTTCCAGTGAACGCTTGTAAACTGCCATTGGTCTTACTTCTTTATATAGAGCAGGTGTAGTCTCTACATTGTGATTTATTACATTAGGTTTTGAATCCACTACCTTTTTAAGTGCAGTTTCATTTCCTTTAAAATCCGGTATTAAAACTTCTACTGTTATATTTTTATTAAGCTTTCTTATTTCTTCTACAACATTAGCAAAATGAGAAGCTCCTCCATCTTCTAAATCATCTCTTGTAACAGAAGTTATTACCGCATATTTCAATTCTAGTTTATCCACTGCTTGTGCCACATTAAAAGGTTCTTTTTTATCAACTTTTTCAGGTTTGCCTTTAGTTACATTACAAAAAGTACAATTTCTAGTACAATTTTTCCCAAGTATCATAAAAGTTGCCCTGCTTTTATTAAAACATTCCATTCTATTAGGACAATTTGCCTCACCACATACAGTATTTAAAGAATATTTTTTAAGTATATCCTTTACATCCTGGGAAACTTGTCCGCCTCTTATTTTTATTTTTAACCACTCAGGTTTTCTCTTATACATAAAATACAATCCCTC contains:
- a CDS encoding sensor domain-containing diguanylate cyclase, with product MLTSLSDEYNQLKNEYEAYQKMAEGIIQKQSIKIIELDKKLDMLSLIVEISQYINKRIGRGEIVSIINDIMIGILGVTYSSVYLLENRKLQLKSTNLPNTKHHYSINDYNKGNISNLNASIVNCIDNIYIYDNIQIHSSILMPIYLKDNLLGVIVVEHHIYNYLNNEHMKLLTALTNQIAICIENNKLYNKIKQNSQKDFLTGLFNRNYFFSVIREKVKDCGKGFAIVMIDIDDFKSFNDRFGHQYGDRVLRKVSDIIKDSIRDEDMVARYGGEEIIIYMYNITDSMSVYERMINIGELIKKKAVEYNEVSSYVTVSMGIAVCTNKNKDVEDTIRRADMNLYRAKNSGKNKVVY
- the thrC gene encoding threonine synthase, which translates into the protein MKEIHYNSTRGLNGNYTASQAILKGISEDGGLFVPDSIPSVNEEELQKFKNMTYKELALCIIGKFFTDFTEDELKKCIDLAYDNKFESDEIVPLKKVGDVFYLELFHGPTLAFKDMALCLLPHLMQTAAKKQNLHKKIVILTATSGDTGKAALEGFADVEDTRIVVFFPEKGVSDIQKRQMVTQVGKNTKVIGIKGNFDDAQTEVKKIFNDEELKKELDEKSYMFSSANSINIGRLIPQVVYYFHGYMELLRKGQIKLGEKINFVVPTGNFGNILAAYYAKKMGLPINKLLCASNDNKVLYDFLKSGIYDAEREFIVTISPSMDILISSNLERFIYDISGKDSSVVQGLMKDLNKNRKYSVSENMKEELKPFYGGFATEGETLHSISDVFKDYKYLMDTHTSVAYSVYRKYFQDTGDDTKTIIVSTASPFKFTKSVMSALDDKYKNQKDFDLIEVMSKTASLEIPKPIEKLMKSEVIHSTVCEKQQMKDEIRKFLV
- a CDS encoding aminotransferase class V-fold PLP-dependent enzyme translates to MGIYLDNAATSYPKPSIVIDKISDFMKNIGATAGRGAYKSAIEADRLVFNCRDNICKLFNGKDPSNIIFTYNITDSLNLIINGVLNQGDHVITSSLEHNSVWRPLKTLERDRSIEISTLPCTNEGISKACDIEKLIKKNTKLIVFTHASNVLGTIQPIREIGAIARKHKILFLVDSAQTAGAYPIDVQKDNIDILAFTGHKSLLGPTGTGGLLINCDTNCIRSLKSGGTGEDSKNPYQPDYYPNKLEAGTLNVAGIVGLGEGIRYIYDLGVQKIRDKENEIIEYALKRLEEVPGIHIYGPKDAKKIVGVISFNIENMSGEDIAFKLDKEYDIMIRVGFHCAPTAHRIMGTYEIGAMRIGIGYFNEKQDIDALVNALKNIVSEK
- the cbiM gene encoding cobalt transporter CbiM, which gives rise to MHIPDNYLSPSTCAVMAVVMLPVWAKAVKKVKSEISPKKMPMLGVCGAFSFLIMMFNVPIPGGTTAHAVGATLIAILLGPYAATIAVTIALLIQALFFGDGGILAFGANTFNMAFIMPFVGYTIYSIIKNRVKSPKGEYIAAFIGGYVGIVAASFMASIEFGLQPLLFTDAAGKALYCPYGLNVAVPAMVGTHLLVGILEGAITAAVYAYVKKMSPDVVYEDKIGNKKPLYGLLAILIVLCPLGLLAAGDAWGEWDSEGMKSLIGYIPKGFQNGIHFNAIAADYSVKGMNDVVGYIISAVAGVALIMIVFKIISSLRKNAVDIDNKNVKVNK
- the lipA gene encoding lipoyl synthase; translation: MYKRKPEWLKIKIRGGQVSQDVKDILKKYSLNTVCGEANCPNRMECFNKSRATFMILGKNCTRNCTFCNVTKGKPEKVDKKEPFNVAQAVDKLELKYAVITSVTRDDLEDGGASHFANVVEEIRKLNKNITVEVLIPDFKGNETALKKVVDSKPNVINHNVETTPALYKEVRPMAVYKRSLELLKRVKIMDNSILTKSGFMLGLGEKEEDIIEVLKDLRRADCDIVTIGQYLPPSSKHHPVVEYVHPDLFKKYKEIALELGFKFVSSSPLVRSSYHAEEMIES